One part of the Theropithecus gelada isolate Dixy chromosome 5, Tgel_1.0, whole genome shotgun sequence genome encodes these proteins:
- the LOC112624693 gene encoding glycerol kinase-like isoform X3, which produces MRGLALWTRHPPLPLAPPSPRKPAAIAGGHEAGLMAASKKAVWGPLVGAVDQGTSSTRFLVFNSKTAELLSHHQVEIKQEFPREGWVEQDPKEILHSVYECIEKTCEKLGQLNIDISNIKAIGVSNQRETTVVWDKITGEPLYNAVVWLDLRTQSTVESLSKRIPGNNNFVKSKTGLPLSTYFSAVKLHWLLDNVRKVQKAVEDKRALFGTIDSWLIWSLTGGVSGGVHCTDVTNASRTMLFNIHSLEWDKQLCDFFGIPMEILPNVRSSSEIYGLMKAGALEGVPISGCLGDQSAALVGQMCFQIGEAKNTYGTGCFLLCNTGHKCVFSDHGLLTTVAYKLGRDKPVYYALEGSVAIAGAVVRWLRDNLGIIKTSEEIEKLAKEVGTSYGCYFVPAFSGLYAPYWEPSARGIICGLTQFTNKCHIAFAALEAVCFQTREILDAMNRDCGIPLSHLQVDGGMTSNKILMQLQADILCIPVVKPSMPETTALGAAMAAGAAEGVNVWSLEPEDLSAVTMERFEPQINAEESEIRYSTWKKAVMKSMGWVTTQSPESVP; this is translated from the exons ATGCGCGGCCTCGCTCTTTGGACTCGTCACCCGCCCCTCCCCCTCGCGCCGCCGTCACCCAGGAAACCGGCCGCAATCGCCGGCGGACATGAAGCTGGTCTCATGGCAGCCTCCAAGAAGGCAGTTTGGGGGCCATTGGTGGGGGCGGTGGACCAGGGCACCAGTTCGACGCGCTTTTTGGTTTTCAATTCAAAAACAGCTGAACTACTTAGTCATCATCAAGTGGAAATAAAACAAGAGTTCCCAAGAGAAGGATGGGTGGAACAGGACCCTAAGGAAATTCTACATTCTGTCTATGAGTGTATAGAGAAAACATGTGAGAAACTTGGACAGCTCAATATTGATATTTCCAACATAAAAGCTATCGGTGTCAGCAACCAGAGGGAAACCACTGTAGTCTGGGACAAGATAACTGGAGAGCCTCTCTACAATGCTGTGGTGTGGCTTGATCTAAGAACCCAGTCTACCGTCGAGAGTCTTAGTAAAAGAATTCCAGGAAATAATAACTTTGTCAAGTCCAAGACAGGCCTTCCACTTAGCACTTACTTCAGTGCAGTGAAACTTCATTGGCTCCTTGACAATGTGAGAAAAGTTCAAAAGGCTGTTGAAGACAAACGAGCTCTTTTTGGGACTATTGATTCATGGCTTATTTGGAGCTTGACAGGAGGCGTCAGTGGAGGTGTCCACTGTACAGATGTCACAAATGCAAGTAGGACTATGCTTTTCAACATTCATTCTTTGGAATGGGATAAACAACTCTGTGATTTTTTTGGAATTCCAATGGAAATTCTTCCAAATGTCCGGAGTTCTTCTGAGATCTATGGCCTAATGAAAGCTGGGGCCTTGGAAGGTGTGCCAATATCTGGGTGTTTAGGGGACCAGTCTGCTGCATTGGTGGGACAAATGTGCTTCCAGATTGGAGAAGCCAAAAATACGTATGGAACAGGATGTTTCTTACTATGCAATACAGGCCATAAGTGTGTATTTTCTGATCATGGCCTTCTCACCACAGTGGCTTACAAACTTGGCAGAGACAAACCGGTATATTATGCTTTGGAAGGTTCTGTAGCTATAGCTGGTGCTGTTGTTCGCTGGCTAAGAGACAATCTTGGAATTATAAAGACCtcagaagaaattgaaaaacttGCTAAAGAAGTAGGTACTTCTTATGGATGCTACTTCGTCCCAGCATTTTCGGGGTTATATGCACCTTATTGGGAGCCCAGCGCAAGAGGGATAATCTGTGGACTCACTCAGTTCACCAACAAATGCCatattgcttttgctgcattaGAAGCTGTTTGTTTCCAAACTCGAGAGATTTTGGATGCCATGAATCGAGACTGTGGAATTCCACTCAGTCATTTGCAGGTAGATGGAGGAATGACCAGCAACAAAATTCTTATGCAGCTACAAGCAGACATTCTGTGTATTCCAGTAGTGAAGCCCTCGATGCCCGAAACCACTGCACTGGGTGCTGCCATGGCGGCAGGGGCTGCAGAAGGAGTCAACGTATGGAGTCTTGAACCCGAAGATTTGTCTGCCGTCACGATGGAGCGGTTTGAACCTCAGATTAATGCTGAGGAAAGTGAAATTCGTTATTCTACATGGAAGAAAGCTGTGATGAAGTCAATGGGTTGGGTTACAACTCAATCTCCAGAAA GTGTTCCGTAA
- the LOC112624693 gene encoding glycerol kinase-like isoform X2: MRGLALWTRHPPLPLAPPSPRKPAAIAGGHEAGLMAASKKAVWGPLVGAVDQGTSSTRFLVFNSKTAELLSHHQVEIKQEFPREGWVEQDPKEILHSVYECIEKTCEKLGQLNIDISNIKAIGVSNQRETTVVWDKITGEPLYNAVVWLDLRTQSTVESLSKRIPGNNNFVKSKTGLPLSTYFSAVKLHWLLDNVRKVQKAVEDKRALFGTIDSWLIWSLTGGVSGGVHCTDVTNASRTMLFNIHSLEWDKQLCDFFGIPMEILPNVRSSSEIYGLMKAGALEGVPISGCLGDQSAALVGQMCFQIGEAKNTYGTGCFLLCNTGHKCVFSDHGLLTTVAYKLGRDKPVYYALEGSVAIAGAVVRWLRDNLGIIKTSEEIEKLAKEVGTSYGCYFVPAFSGLYAPYWEPSARGIICGLTQFTNKCHIAFAALEAVCFQTREILDAMNRDCGIPLSHLQVDGGMTSNKILMQLQADILCIPVVKPSMPETTALGAAMAAGAAEGVNVWSLEPEDLSAVTMERFEPQINAEESEIRYSTWKKAVMKSMGWVTTQSPESGVP, translated from the exons ATGCGCGGCCTCGCTCTTTGGACTCGTCACCCGCCCCTCCCCCTCGCGCCGCCGTCACCCAGGAAACCGGCCGCAATCGCCGGCGGACATGAAGCTGGTCTCATGGCAGCCTCCAAGAAGGCAGTTTGGGGGCCATTGGTGGGGGCGGTGGACCAGGGCACCAGTTCGACGCGCTTTTTGGTTTTCAATTCAAAAACAGCTGAACTACTTAGTCATCATCAAGTGGAAATAAAACAAGAGTTCCCAAGAGAAGGATGGGTGGAACAGGACCCTAAGGAAATTCTACATTCTGTCTATGAGTGTATAGAGAAAACATGTGAGAAACTTGGACAGCTCAATATTGATATTTCCAACATAAAAGCTATCGGTGTCAGCAACCAGAGGGAAACCACTGTAGTCTGGGACAAGATAACTGGAGAGCCTCTCTACAATGCTGTGGTGTGGCTTGATCTAAGAACCCAGTCTACCGTCGAGAGTCTTAGTAAAAGAATTCCAGGAAATAATAACTTTGTCAAGTCCAAGACAGGCCTTCCACTTAGCACTTACTTCAGTGCAGTGAAACTTCATTGGCTCCTTGACAATGTGAGAAAAGTTCAAAAGGCTGTTGAAGACAAACGAGCTCTTTTTGGGACTATTGATTCATGGCTTATTTGGAGCTTGACAGGAGGCGTCAGTGGAGGTGTCCACTGTACAGATGTCACAAATGCAAGTAGGACTATGCTTTTCAACATTCATTCTTTGGAATGGGATAAACAACTCTGTGATTTTTTTGGAATTCCAATGGAAATTCTTCCAAATGTCCGGAGTTCTTCTGAGATCTATGGCCTAATGAAAGCTGGGGCCTTGGAAGGTGTGCCAATATCTGGGTGTTTAGGGGACCAGTCTGCTGCATTGGTGGGACAAATGTGCTTCCAGATTGGAGAAGCCAAAAATACGTATGGAACAGGATGTTTCTTACTATGCAATACAGGCCATAAGTGTGTATTTTCTGATCATGGCCTTCTCACCACAGTGGCTTACAAACTTGGCAGAGACAAACCGGTATATTATGCTTTGGAAGGTTCTGTAGCTATAGCTGGTGCTGTTGTTCGCTGGCTAAGAGACAATCTTGGAATTATAAAGACCtcagaagaaattgaaaaacttGCTAAAGAAGTAGGTACTTCTTATGGATGCTACTTCGTCCCAGCATTTTCGGGGTTATATGCACCTTATTGGGAGCCCAGCGCAAGAGGGATAATCTGTGGACTCACTCAGTTCACCAACAAATGCCatattgcttttgctgcattaGAAGCTGTTTGTTTCCAAACTCGAGAGATTTTGGATGCCATGAATCGAGACTGTGGAATTCCACTCAGTCATTTGCAGGTAGATGGAGGAATGACCAGCAACAAAATTCTTATGCAGCTACAAGCAGACATTCTGTGTATTCCAGTAGTGAAGCCCTCGATGCCCGAAACCACTGCACTGGGTGCTGCCATGGCGGCAGGGGCTGCAGAAGGAGTCAACGTATGGAGTCTTGAACCCGAAGATTTGTCTGCCGTCACGATGGAGCGGTTTGAACCTCAGATTAATGCTGAGGAAAGTGAAATTCGTTATTCTACATGGAAGAAAGCTGTGATGAAGTCAATGGGTTGGGTTACAACTCAATCTCCAGAAAGTG GTGTTCCGTAA
- the LOC112624693 gene encoding glycerol kinase 3-like isoform X1, translating to MRGLALWTRHPPLPLAPPSPRKPAAIAGGHEAGLMAASKKAVWGPLVGAVDQGTSSTRFLVFNSKTAELLSHHQVEIKQEFPREGWVEQDPKEILHSVYECIEKTCEKLGQLNIDISNIKAIGVSNQRETTVVWDKITGEPLYNAVVWLDLRTQSTVESLSKRIPGNNNFVKSKTGLPLSTYFSAVKLHWLLDNVRKVQKAVEDKRALFGTIDSWLIWSLTGGVSGGVHCTDVTNASRTMLFNIHSLEWDKQLCDFFGIPMEILPNVRSSSEIYGLMKAGALEGVPISGCLGDQSAALVGQMCFQIGEAKNTYGTGCFLLCNTGHKCVFSDHGLLTTVAYKLGRDKPVYYALEGSVAIAGAVVRWLRDNLGIIKTSEEIEKLAKEVGTSYGCYFVPAFSGLYAPYWEPSARGIICGLTQFTNKCHIAFAALEAVCFQTREILDAMNRDCGIPLSHLQVDGGMTSNKILMQLQADILCIPVVKPSMPETTALGAAMAAGAAEGVNVWSLEPEDLSAVTMERFEPQINAEESEIRYSTWKKAVMKSMGWVTTQSPESGDPSIFCSLPLGFFIVSSMIMLIGARYISGVP from the coding sequence ATGCGCGGCCTCGCTCTTTGGACTCGTCACCCGCCCCTCCCCCTCGCGCCGCCGTCACCCAGGAAACCGGCCGCAATCGCCGGCGGACATGAAGCTGGTCTCATGGCAGCCTCCAAGAAGGCAGTTTGGGGGCCATTGGTGGGGGCGGTGGACCAGGGCACCAGTTCGACGCGCTTTTTGGTTTTCAATTCAAAAACAGCTGAACTACTTAGTCATCATCAAGTGGAAATAAAACAAGAGTTCCCAAGAGAAGGATGGGTGGAACAGGACCCTAAGGAAATTCTACATTCTGTCTATGAGTGTATAGAGAAAACATGTGAGAAACTTGGACAGCTCAATATTGATATTTCCAACATAAAAGCTATCGGTGTCAGCAACCAGAGGGAAACCACTGTAGTCTGGGACAAGATAACTGGAGAGCCTCTCTACAATGCTGTGGTGTGGCTTGATCTAAGAACCCAGTCTACCGTCGAGAGTCTTAGTAAAAGAATTCCAGGAAATAATAACTTTGTCAAGTCCAAGACAGGCCTTCCACTTAGCACTTACTTCAGTGCAGTGAAACTTCATTGGCTCCTTGACAATGTGAGAAAAGTTCAAAAGGCTGTTGAAGACAAACGAGCTCTTTTTGGGACTATTGATTCATGGCTTATTTGGAGCTTGACAGGAGGCGTCAGTGGAGGTGTCCACTGTACAGATGTCACAAATGCAAGTAGGACTATGCTTTTCAACATTCATTCTTTGGAATGGGATAAACAACTCTGTGATTTTTTTGGAATTCCAATGGAAATTCTTCCAAATGTCCGGAGTTCTTCTGAGATCTATGGCCTAATGAAAGCTGGGGCCTTGGAAGGTGTGCCAATATCTGGGTGTTTAGGGGACCAGTCTGCTGCATTGGTGGGACAAATGTGCTTCCAGATTGGAGAAGCCAAAAATACGTATGGAACAGGATGTTTCTTACTATGCAATACAGGCCATAAGTGTGTATTTTCTGATCATGGCCTTCTCACCACAGTGGCTTACAAACTTGGCAGAGACAAACCGGTATATTATGCTTTGGAAGGTTCTGTAGCTATAGCTGGTGCTGTTGTTCGCTGGCTAAGAGACAATCTTGGAATTATAAAGACCtcagaagaaattgaaaaacttGCTAAAGAAGTAGGTACTTCTTATGGATGCTACTTCGTCCCAGCATTTTCGGGGTTATATGCACCTTATTGGGAGCCCAGCGCAAGAGGGATAATCTGTGGACTCACTCAGTTCACCAACAAATGCCatattgcttttgctgcattaGAAGCTGTTTGTTTCCAAACTCGAGAGATTTTGGATGCCATGAATCGAGACTGTGGAATTCCACTCAGTCATTTGCAGGTAGATGGAGGAATGACCAGCAACAAAATTCTTATGCAGCTACAAGCAGACATTCTGTGTATTCCAGTAGTGAAGCCCTCGATGCCCGAAACCACTGCACTGGGTGCTGCCATGGCGGCAGGGGCTGCAGAAGGAGTCAACGTATGGAGTCTTGAACCCGAAGATTTGTCTGCCGTCACGATGGAGCGGTTTGAACCTCAGATTAATGCTGAGGAAAGTGAAATTCGTTATTCTACATGGAAGAAAGCTGTGATGAAGTCAATGGGTTGGGTTACAACTCAATCTCCAGAAAGTGGTGACCCTAGTATCTTCTGTAGTCTGCCCTTGGGTTTCTTTATAGTGAGTAGCATGATAATGTTAATTGGAGCAAGGTACATCTCAGGTGTTCCGTAA